One segment of bacterium DNA contains the following:
- the ald gene encoding alanine dehydrogenase: MIVGVPKETKEGEYRVSMVPAIVESLVSGGHDVVVETDAGRGSGVADDAYTEAGARMVSRAEEVFAAADMIVKVKEPIPSEYPLIRKGQVIFTFFHFAASEELTRAMVDSEAVCIAYETIEESDGSLPILTPMSEVAGRMAVQEGAKYLERPMEGRGILLGGVPGVAPANVAIIGGGIAGSNAAKMAAGLGANVTVLDVNLDRLRYLDDVMPANVRTIMSDSYNIRMVLRESDLVIGAVLRHGARTPVLVTRDMLRLMKPRSVLVDIAVDQGGIFESSRPTTHANPVFVEEGVVHYCVANMPGAVAGTSTYALTNSTGRYIIELANKGWHRAMRESSQLKGGLNIACGSVILSEVAELFSYERAELGSICKKVV; the protein is encoded by the coding sequence ATGATAGTAGGTGTTCCAAAAGAGACGAAAGAGGGTGAGTATCGCGTATCTATGGTTCCTGCGATAGTGGAGTCACTGGTCAGTGGCGGCCATGATGTTGTGGTTGAGACCGATGCGGGTCGAGGGAGCGGTGTGGCGGATGATGCATACACCGAGGCCGGTGCGCGTATGGTCAGTCGAGCTGAGGAAGTATTCGCGGCTGCGGATATGATCGTGAAGGTAAAGGAACCAATCCCGAGCGAATACCCTTTGATACGCAAGGGCCAGGTGATTTTCACATTCTTTCATTTTGCCGCAAGTGAAGAGCTGACACGCGCCATGGTCGATAGTGAGGCAGTATGCATTGCGTATGAGACAATCGAGGAATCAGACGGTTCTCTGCCGATACTGACGCCGATGAGCGAGGTAGCGGGCCGTATGGCTGTTCAAGAAGGCGCAAAGTACCTTGAGAGGCCGATGGAGGGCAGGGGCATCCTGCTTGGCGGTGTGCCCGGTGTCGCTCCTGCAAATGTGGCGATAATAGGCGGAGGCATAGCCGGCTCCAACGCAGCCAAGATGGCCGCCGGGTTGGGTGCGAATGTGACAGTGCTTGATGTCAACCTGGACAGACTCAGATACCTGGACGATGTAATGCCTGCCAATGTCCGCACGATCATGTCGGACAGCTATAACATTCGCATGGTTTTGCGTGAATCTGACCTGGTTATTGGAGCGGTGCTGCGCCATGGTGCGCGCACGCCGGTTCTTGTCACTCGGGATATGCTCAGGCTGATGAAACCGAGGTCAGTGCTGGTCGATATTGCAGTCGACCAGGGTGGGATATTCGAGTCGAGCCGTCCGACGACGCATGCGAACCCAGTTTTTGTTGAGGAGGGTGTGGTGCACTACTGCGTCGCGAATATGCCTGGTGCGGTGGCAGGCACATCTACTTACGCGCTTACAAACAGCACTGGCCGATATATCATTGAGCTTGCGAACAAAGGCTGGCATCGTGCGATGCGAGAAAGCAGCCAGCTCAAGGGCGGTTTGAACATTGCGTGCGGCAGTGTTATATTGTCCGAGGTGGCTGAGCTTTTTAGCTACGAGCGCGCTGAGTTGGGCAGTATATGCAAAAAAGTTGTATAG
- a CDS encoding prepilin-type N-terminal cleavage/methylation domain-containing protein, which yields MKKGFTLIELLVVIAIIAILAAILFPVFTSAKQTANRASCLSNIGQVGKSIQAYASDNSGRIPKWYDGTHTWDKAIWDYLKNKKVLTCPVNKKPGYEYVRSYAMPKNISGEAVEQAPKISATVLLFEKGSRVIFEMGDSCGEWFSQTTGADLDPSNKYWHNGGKTFAFCDGHAAFFKYPGGPFSYNYENNFTAWSGNYVHNPGYGSPGYCGFADSTGAGDVGSVTGANLPR from the coding sequence ATGAAAAAAGGGTTTACCTTAATCGAGTTGCTGGTTGTTATAGCGATAATTGCCATACTTGCGGCGATACTCTTTCCTGTGTTTACCAGCGCAAAACAGACTGCGAACCGTGCGTCATGTTTGAGCAACATAGGTCAGGTCGGCAAATCAATCCAGGCGTATGCCAGTGATAATAGTGGCAGGATACCCAAGTGGTATGATGGAACGCATACTTGGGACAAAGCTATCTGGGATTACCTGAAGAACAAGAAAGTGCTCACCTGTCCTGTCAACAAAAAGCCCGGCTACGAATATGTCCGTTCCTACGCGATGCCAAAAAACATCTCGGGTGAGGCCGTGGAGCAGGCGCCGAAAATCTCTGCGACAGTGCTGCTTTTTGAAAAAGGTTCTCGGGTAATATTCGAGATGGGAGACTCCTGCGGTGAGTGGTTCAGTCAAACGACCGGCGCCGATTTGGACCCATCGAACAAGTATTGGCATAACGGTGGCAAGACATTTGCTTTTTGCGATGGGCATGCGGCGTTCTTCAAGTATCCGGGAGGGCCTTTCAGTTACAACTACGAGAATAATTTCACAGCCTGGTCAGGTAACTATGTTCACAATCCGGGCTATGGCAGTCCCGGTTACTGTGGCTTTGCAGACTCAACGGGCGCGGGTGACGTTGGATCAGTTACGGGTGCAAATTTGCCGAGGTAG
- a CDS encoding MFS transporter has protein sequence MNERRKILGVGKTVFTLGIVSFLTDVSSEMLIPIVPQFLKFVIGASTLSIGLIEGIAESTASILRVWAGYLADKSGRPKLLTAIGYGLSSLTKPFYLLAASWPDVLGIRFADRFGKGIRSAPRDVLIADAVDESNRGRAFGLHRAMDTAGAALGPLIILIIVWMLIGRATPHALGTRNRSIYHVIFLAATVPAVLAWLVLVIFVPEKAHKDSTTRPDINLSSLDRRFKLFLVIVTLFAIGNSSDAFLVLRARSAPINMGFLEFLWVYVVFNAVSALVSLRSGIISDKIGRRPVIIAGWLVFSIVYAAMARINTTMGVWIWFTIYGIYYGMTEGILRAYAIDLAPANLRGTAVGAYYTFTGVALLPASIIAGFLWDKIGPSAPFYYGAATSLIATVMLALFVKPRTGNGVTLIEPE, from the coding sequence ATGAATGAAAGACGCAAAATTTTAGGGGTAGGCAAAACTGTTTTCACACTGGGGATCGTCAGCTTCCTCACCGATGTCTCCAGCGAGATGTTGATCCCGATTGTGCCGCAGTTCCTGAAATTCGTTATAGGAGCCTCGACGCTCAGCATCGGGCTAATTGAAGGAATTGCCGAAAGCACGGCATCAATATTGCGTGTATGGGCAGGATATTTGGCCGACAAGTCCGGCAGGCCGAAACTGCTTACCGCAATTGGCTATGGACTCTCGTCACTGACCAAACCATTTTACCTGCTGGCTGCATCATGGCCGGATGTGCTGGGGATCAGGTTTGCAGACAGGTTCGGCAAGGGAATCCGCAGCGCTCCCAGGGATGTGCTTATCGCCGATGCGGTCGATGAGTCGAATCGGGGCAGAGCATTCGGATTGCACAGAGCTATGGATACTGCCGGAGCTGCATTGGGTCCGCTGATTATACTCATTATTGTCTGGATGCTGATAGGCAGGGCAACTCCCCATGCACTCGGCACACGCAATAGAAGCATATATCACGTCATATTTCTTGCAGCGACTGTCCCGGCAGTGCTGGCATGGCTGGTGTTGGTAATCTTCGTGCCTGAAAAGGCTCATAAAGACAGCACAACAAGGCCAGATATCAACCTTTCATCTCTGGACAGACGATTTAAGCTGTTTCTTGTAATAGTAACCCTGTTCGCTATCGGCAACTCAAGCGACGCATTTCTGGTCCTGCGTGCAAGAAGCGCACCCATCAATATGGGGTTTCTTGAGTTTCTCTGGGTGTATGTCGTATTCAATGCTGTCTCCGCGCTGGTCTCACTCAGGAGCGGGATAATATCGGACAAGATCGGCAGGCGTCCCGTCATTATAGCAGGGTGGCTGGTCTTCTCAATCGTCTATGCGGCAATGGCACGTATTAACACCACTATGGGCGTGTGGATATGGTTCACTATATACGGAATATACTACGGTATGACAGAAGGCATCCTGAGAGCCTATGCAATAGACCTGGCACCTGCTAATCTCCGAGGAACCGCTGTCGGAGCATACTATACTTTCACTGGAGTCGCACTTTTGCCGGCGAGCATCATAGCCGGTTTCTTGTGGGATAAAATCGGACCCAGCGCGCCGTTCTATTATGGCGCAGCTACCTCACTGATCGCGACTGTGATGTTGGCGCTGTTCGTCAAGCCCAGGACGGGCAATGGCGTTACCTTGATCGAACCGGAATGA
- a CDS encoding DUF2961 domain-containing protein, with the protein MKNWLAVLMCITFAVPACSAEFSYVDLVKRYTDLEGLAALPVMGEKCQQASSYDRASKYDESTGKYVAWDANGDGGGVIRMEGDESVFAEMEGPGCIWRIWSALAGRGKLKIYLDGAPEPVIDMPFHSYFDYSVDAFDLPSLINIVALGRNWYVPIPYQRSCKIMAEKDWGGYFQFTYTTFPKDTIVPTFKKDMSPEDKAALKQTDKFMTFRLGRDPAGVRKGETSETKSLILAPGSNNVVTKLTGPRAITAIRLAIDPAWGENAEKQLREVVLKISWDGEKLPSVWVPLGDFFGAAPGIQKYKSLPMGVTDKEMYCLWYMPFAKDAAIELQNDGAKAFPVKLSIASAPLTRDINDLMRFHAKWHRDAFLPTEPERAIDWTMLKTSGRGRFVGVMLDVRNPKGGWWGEGDEKFFIDGEKFPSTFGTGSEDYFGYAWCSPDYFQDAFHNQTRQAPDNRWASLNRWQIADSVPFQRSFEGDIEKYWPNDRPTLYASTAYWYLAVGGEDPYEPVEPVSERTDYCSLDDTK; encoded by the coding sequence TTGAAGAATTGGTTGGCAGTATTGATGTGCATCACTTTTGCTGTTCCGGCGTGCTCTGCTGAGTTCAGCTATGTCGATCTCGTAAAGAGATACACCGACCTTGAGGGGCTTGCGGCGCTTCCGGTTATGGGTGAGAAGTGTCAGCAGGCTTCCAGCTATGACCGTGCAAGTAAGTATGACGAGTCGACCGGCAAGTATGTGGCATGGGATGCAAATGGTGATGGCGGCGGCGTCATCCGAATGGAGGGTGATGAGTCGGTCTTTGCCGAGATGGAAGGTCCCGGCTGCATATGGCGCATATGGAGCGCATTGGCAGGCAGGGGGAAGCTAAAAATATATCTCGATGGGGCTCCCGAACCTGTAATCGACATGCCGTTCCACAGCTATTTTGACTACAGTGTTGATGCATTTGATCTGCCTTCACTTATCAACATTGTTGCTCTGGGCAGAAACTGGTATGTTCCGATCCCTTACCAGAGGTCCTGTAAGATCATGGCCGAGAAGGATTGGGGAGGCTATTTCCAGTTCACGTATACAACCTTTCCCAAGGACACAATCGTTCCGACATTCAAGAAAGATATGTCGCCCGAAGACAAGGCTGCTCTCAAGCAGACGGACAAGTTCATGACGTTCAGGCTCGGCCGTGACCCGGCTGGTGTCAGAAAAGGCGAGACATCGGAGACCAAGTCTCTGATCCTTGCGCCCGGGTCCAACAATGTCGTGACCAAACTCACCGGTCCCCGTGCAATAACAGCCATCAGACTGGCTATAGACCCTGCATGGGGCGAAAATGCAGAAAAGCAGCTTCGCGAGGTTGTATTGAAGATAAGTTGGGATGGCGAGAAGCTGCCCAGCGTATGGGTTCCGCTCGGCGATTTCTTTGGCGCGGCTCCCGGTATCCAGAAGTATAAATCTCTGCCGATGGGTGTGACCGACAAGGAGATGTATTGTCTGTGGTATATGCCTTTTGCAAAGGATGCGGCGATCGAGCTTCAAAATGATGGCGCAAAGGCATTCCCGGTCAAGCTGAGTATAGCCAGCGCTCCCCTCACACGCGACATTAATGATCTGATGCGCTTCCATGCGAAATGGCACAGGGACGCATTTCTTCCGACGGAGCCTGAACGCGCAATAGACTGGACCATGCTCAAGACAAGCGGCCGGGGTCGTTTTGTTGGAGTGATGCTGGATGTGCGCAATCCCAAAGGCGGCTGGTGGGGCGAAGGCGACGAGAAGTTCTTCATCGACGGCGAAAAGTTCCCGTCCACATTCGGCACCGGTTCTGAGGATTATTTCGGTTACGCCTGGTGCTCACCGGACTATTTCCAGGATGCATTTCATAATCAGACTCGCCAGGCTCCAGATAACAGGTGGGCCAGTCTGAACCGCTGGCAGATAGCGGACAGTGTGCCGTTCCAGAGGAGCTTCGAGGGCGATATCGAGAAATACTGGCCGAATGATCGCCCGACGCTATATGCGTCCACTGCATACTGGTATCTTGCAGTCGGCGGCGAGGATCCGTATGAGCCAGTCGAACCTGTTTCGGAGCGTACGGACTATTGCTCGTTGGATGATACAAAGTAA
- a CDS encoding SpoIIE family protein phosphatase, whose protein sequence is MLKGITKADGGNSPEDRYGIVVALSNLSKTLDAADGSVAFPAAAEAGATLLRVSKTVVFIKDQNGKLVAVGNNGLSNKPGLLATAKSVARESLDSSAPVIYPNSYGKNQNLTLNLKKLGISAVLSVPMRVGETNLGAFVALSEDSRTFAPGDIELAHVVASQAALAAWKNIGPSAEMSGAEPSDLISLANRKIQELSLVNQVSHAVSSTLDLDKLLDIALEQSMAAVGADAGSLMLISEETGRLEIVASRGIARKWVENTKQPVGYSIAGWVAEHGESVLVSDAHSDLRFHMPFFRDNITSAASVPLKAKGVIIGVLNVNTTDPERVFDERDLELLSTVANQMAVAIVNARLYARVNRRTKQLDSLLQISRTVTSTLNLDEVMHRVSEVICRVFQLEVCSILLMDELSGRFRLGHGLGLKSRRKFVYYDVAAPFAHRVKKTNMKFTVRDVNKSDLLRTDISRAEKFKTAVAIPLKHHGKIVGVAVGFSRETRTFVKSQQDLMRPVGELAGIAIRHARIYRQKYKIAEILQQRLVPAEAPKIKGLDIGHKFLPAQEVGGDYYDFIKVGPDMLGIALGDVAGSDVEAAEYTTMGKHVLRAYAHEYAYPADVLVKTNNIVCEDTRSDMFISLFYGIIDLKSMKLHYANAGCEPAIHYSVRTGECKVLLSDGILLGIRKGTQYAQQEIDLEPGDVLMVYTDGLTEAGEEGERFGTQRVMDLLADFAPLSAQEIVNGVYDALLEFGHGRITDDVAMVVTKIV, encoded by the coding sequence ATGCTAAAAGGCATCACTAAGGCTGACGGCGGCAATTCGCCTGAGGACCGATATGGGATTGTAGTTGCTCTTTCCAATTTGTCCAAGACTCTTGATGCTGCCGATGGCAGTGTCGCGTTTCCTGCTGCTGCGGAGGCAGGCGCGACTCTGCTGCGTGTCTCCAAGACAGTAGTCTTCATAAAAGATCAAAATGGCAAGCTTGTAGCGGTAGGCAATAATGGCCTGAGTAATAAACCTGGCTTACTTGCCACTGCAAAGTCTGTTGCCCGTGAATCGCTTGACTCGTCTGCCCCGGTGATCTACCCAAACTCTTACGGTAAGAACCAGAATTTGACGCTGAACCTGAAGAAGCTAGGGATATCCGCTGTTTTGAGCGTGCCTATGAGGGTTGGTGAGACAAATTTAGGCGCTTTCGTTGCCCTGTCGGAGGACTCGAGGACATTTGCTCCCGGTGACATTGAGCTTGCCCATGTTGTAGCCAGCCAAGCGGCTCTTGCGGCGTGGAAAAACATTGGCCCGAGCGCAGAAATGTCTGGTGCGGAGCCGAGCGATTTGATCAGTCTGGCAAATCGCAAGATTCAAGAGCTTTCGCTGGTCAATCAGGTCAGCCATGCAGTAAGTTCAACTCTGGACCTCGACAAGCTGCTGGATATCGCTCTTGAGCAGTCAATGGCGGCTGTTGGGGCGGATGCCGGTTCATTGATGCTCATAAGTGAGGAAACCGGCAGGCTGGAGATTGTGGCTTCTCGCGGCATTGCCCGAAAGTGGGTCGAGAATACCAAACAGCCTGTTGGATACAGTATAGCTGGGTGGGTTGCAGAACACGGTGAGAGTGTTCTGGTCAGTGATGCGCACAGCGATCTTCGTTTCCATATGCCTTTCTTTCGAGATAATATCACCTCGGCTGCGTCCGTTCCGCTCAAAGCCAAGGGTGTGATAATAGGTGTGCTCAATGTCAACACGACCGACCCGGAGAGAGTTTTTGATGAGCGCGACCTTGAACTGCTCAGCACTGTCGCCAACCAGATGGCGGTCGCAATAGTAAATGCCCGATTGTATGCCCGTGTCAATCGCCGCACCAAACAGCTCGACAGCCTTTTGCAGATATCGCGCACTGTGACATCCACTCTCAATCTGGACGAGGTAATGCACAGGGTATCGGAGGTTATCTGCCGTGTCTTCCAGCTTGAGGTATGTTCCATACTGCTCATGGACGAACTCAGCGGTCGTTTCCGGCTCGGGCATGGCCTTGGATTAAAGAGCAGGCGCAAATTTGTATATTATGATGTTGCTGCTCCATTTGCTCATCGAGTCAAAAAGACCAATATGAAGTTCACCGTACGTGATGTCAACAAGTCTGATCTTTTGCGTACGGACATCTCACGTGCTGAAAAGTTCAAGACTGCCGTCGCAATCCCTCTCAAGCATCATGGAAAAATTGTCGGGGTTGCGGTCGGTTTTTCCCGGGAGACCCGCACATTTGTAAAGTCACAGCAGGACCTCATGCGTCCTGTCGGTGAGCTTGCGGGCATTGCGATACGTCATGCCCGCATCTACAGGCAGAAGTATAAGATTGCGGAAATCCTTCAGCAGCGTCTGGTGCCTGCCGAGGCGCCAAAGATAAAAGGGCTGGATATAGGCCACAAATTCCTGCCAGCTCAGGAAGTAGGCGGTGATTATTATGACTTTATCAAAGTCGGACCGGATATGCTTGGGATCGCACTTGGGGATGTAGCCGGCAGCGACGTTGAAGCCGCCGAGTATACAACGATGGGTAAGCACGTGCTTCGCGCATATGCTCACGAATACGCGTATCCGGCAGATGTATTGGTGAAGACGAACAACATTGTCTGTGAGGATACTCGTTCGGACATGTTCATCAGTCTCTTCTATGGCATAATTGATCTCAAGTCGATGAAGCTGCATTATGCCAATGCGGGCTGCGAACCGGCTATTCACTACAGCGTCCGTACAGGCGAGTGTAAAGTGTTGCTCTCGGACGGCATTCTGCTTGGGATCAGGAAAGGCACGCAGTATGCCCAGCAAGAGATCGATCTTGAGCCGGGCGATGTGCTGATGGTCTATACTGACGGCTTGACCGAAGCCGGCGAAGAGGGTGAGAGATTCGGGACCCAGCGCGTAATGGACCTGCTTGCAGACTTTGCCCCCCTGAGCGCCCAGGAGATTGTGAACGGCGTGTATGATGCGCTCCTCGAGTTTGGCCATGGCCGCATCACAGACGATGTCGCGATGGTCGTCACCAAGATTGTCTGA
- a CDS encoding RNA polymerase sigma factor: MIDWKNSLVRAQQGDLAAFDAVVKQFQGMAVGYAYSILHDFQLAEDAAQEAFIQAYMDREMLREPQAFPAWLRKLVFKQCDRITRKKRVSTTPLDDNVDLHIASPTLLETVERQETQKVVLSAVDTLPEDQRIATMLYYIDGYSLSEVGEFLDVPAHTIKSRLHCARAKLRNKMIGLVEETLKQNAPGENFHNRIRKILEGIAQFPWESTWFCFEGSLYGCLKYIDKEINLAYLMGVSGGAFKFFWHPDSSPAMCDLSLLGEEPIKRICKALGYSYTYDEDRYTICHKNGDLGGLQKDPSHTEEYYTQRIVKSIDAGRPVLARGILPVPIFDDKVFLEYCVITGYNEGGKVLYGASYFQAMLQQSGYFRVEDWYDKCFGVITLGQRCKPQTPLEIVTDAVAWAIDLARTPKRNTTMPTRVGTHTWHYSGLAAYDVLANELLNDKRFPNDDKVLSAAIELFMFDGIFLLLEERQNAAAFLSQMASGGLPGTGLIQHAADLYSEEAAILRSSTEYISFQPHTQLDVIADRSVRRELCNIVREAKIKEECAISQLELVYKVLTNC; the protein is encoded by the coding sequence GTGATAGACTGGAAAAATAGTTTGGTACGGGCGCAGCAGGGCGATCTAGCAGCTTTCGATGCGGTGGTGAAACAATTCCAGGGCATGGCTGTAGGATATGCCTATTCCATTCTCCATGATTTTCAGCTTGCTGAAGATGCTGCACAGGAAGCTTTTATACAGGCTTATATGGATCGCGAAATGCTGCGTGAACCGCAGGCTTTTCCGGCTTGGCTGCGAAAGCTGGTGTTCAAGCAATGTGACCGCATCACGCGCAAGAAAAGGGTTTCCACTACACCGCTTGATGATAACGTCGATCTTCATATAGCAAGCCCTACACTTCTTGAGACTGTTGAGCGGCAAGAGACTCAGAAAGTGGTGCTGTCCGCTGTTGATACTCTCCCTGAGGATCAGCGAATAGCCACTATGCTCTACTATATCGATGGGTATTCACTTTCCGAGGTAGGCGAATTCCTCGATGTTCCTGCTCATACCATCAAAAGCCGCCTTCACTGTGCAAGAGCCAAACTGCGCAATAAGATGATCGGCCTGGTAGAAGAAACACTGAAACAAAATGCTCCGGGTGAAAACTTCCATAACAGGATACGTAAGATTCTGGAAGGCATTGCGCAGTTTCCCTGGGAGAGCACATGGTTTTGTTTTGAGGGTTCACTCTATGGCTGTCTAAAGTACATCGACAAGGAGATCAATCTGGCATACTTGATGGGAGTATCCGGTGGAGCATTCAAGTTCTTTTGGCATCCTGATAGTTCACCGGCGATGTGCGATCTTTCATTGTTGGGCGAGGAACCGATCAAGCGAATCTGCAAGGCTCTGGGATACAGTTACACTTATGATGAGGACAGATATACAATTTGCCATAAGAATGGGGATCTCGGCGGCCTGCAAAAAGACCCCAGCCACACAGAGGAGTACTACACACAGAGAATAGTAAAAAGTATTGATGCCGGTCGACCGGTCCTGGCGAGGGGGATATTGCCTGTTCCTATTTTCGATGACAAGGTGTTTTTAGAATACTGTGTTATAACCGGATATAACGAAGGCGGTAAGGTCCTTTATGGTGCAAGTTATTTCCAGGCAATGTTACAACAAAGCGGCTACTTCCGTGTGGAAGACTGGTATGACAAGTGTTTTGGTGTCATAACTCTTGGACAAAGGTGCAAGCCACAGACCCCGCTGGAAATCGTCACTGACGCAGTAGCCTGGGCTATCGATCTTGCCCGCACACCAAAACGCAATACAACCATGCCGACCAGAGTCGGAACGCATACATGGCATTATTCCGGTCTGGCAGCCTATGACGTTCTGGCCAACGAACTGCTTAATGACAAGAGATTTCCCAATGACGATAAGGTTTTGTCCGCAGCAATTGAGTTGTTCATGTTCGATGGCATCTTCCTCCTGCTGGAAGAAAGGCAGAATGCCGCTGCCTTTCTGAGTCAGATGGCTTCAGGCGGACTGCCCGGAACAGGGCTGATACAGCATGCGGCGGATCTATACTCAGAAGAGGCAGCTATCTTGCGCAGTTCCACTGAGTATATTTCCTTCCAACCTCATACTCAGTTGGATGTGATTGCAGACAGGTCTGTGCGTCGGGAACTGTGTAATATTGTCCGGGAGGCGAAGATCAAGGAGGAATGCGCGATATCACAGCTTGAACTAGTTTATAAAGTGCTGACGAACTGCTAA
- a CDS encoding DUF3137 domain-containing protein → MGILQSIFGPSKDEIWSQLANDMGGLYKKGGFFGTDVLRYRSGEWEVTLDTYTTGKNNTVYTRMRAPFVNKDGLYFRIYRQGFFATIGKAFGMQDIEIGDPYFDDEFIIKGNSEQKIQMLLADPELKDRIRRQPDICLQVKNDEGWFGAKFPSGVDELYFQCYGVLKDKELLKNLFEMFCITLQRLVQIDSAYENDPNVRL, encoded by the coding sequence ATGGGGATTCTTCAATCTATTTTCGGCCCATCAAAGGATGAGATATGGAGTCAACTTGCAAATGATATGGGAGGTCTATACAAGAAAGGCGGATTCTTTGGTACCGATGTTCTTCGGTATCGCTCCGGTGAATGGGAAGTCACGCTCGATACATATACAACTGGTAAGAACAATACAGTATACACACGAATGAGAGCACCTTTCGTAAACAAGGACGGCCTCTACTTTAGGATTTACCGACAAGGTTTTTTTGCCACAATCGGAAAGGCTTTTGGTATGCAAGATATCGAGATCGGTGACCCGTATTTCGATGATGAGTTTATTATAAAAGGAAACAGTGAACAGAAAATTCAGATGCTTCTTGCAGACCCGGAACTCAAGGATAGAATCCGCAGGCAGCCCGACATATGTCTTCAAGTAAAGAATGACGAAGGCTGGTTTGGAGCTAAGTTTCCCAGCGGTGTAGATGAATTGTATTTTCAGTGTTATGGAGTTCTTAAGGACAAGGAACTTCTTAAGAATTTGTTTGAGATGTTTTGCATAACACTTCAGAGGCTTGTGCAGATCGATTCCGCATATGAGAATGATCCCAATGTCAGGCTATAA
- a CDS encoding Gfo/Idh/MocA family oxidoreductase has protein sequence MIKVGLVGFGFMGHMHTQCHVAAGESKIAAVADVDPAKRDEAKEKFGCEVYASIEDMLASADIDMVDICTPTYQHAGQVIAAANAGKHILCEKPMAMTVEECDKMIDAVAKAGVTFMIAQVIRFWPEYQVVKEIVDSGKYGKVQWVSASRLSPPANWAWEKWLWDPSRSGGGVMDLHVHDQDYIAYLIGMPKKIQAQGTKGPGGGLDAVQALGWGHASGANSYAEGSLIMSETYPFNMSLKVVCEKASIKLDSGSDPSLMVYPNEGEAYAPELPKQEVGESTETSGNLSSLGGYYNEIKYFIGCLNAGKKPDVVTPEQARDAVKICLAITKSAETGQPVEL, from the coding sequence ATGATTAAAGTAGGTCTGGTGGGTTTTGGCTTTATGGGCCATATGCACACCCAGTGCCATGTAGCCGCCGGCGAGAGCAAGATAGCGGCAGTAGCCGATGTCGATCCGGCAAAGAGAGACGAAGCCAAGGAAAAGTTCGGCTGTGAGGTCTACGCGAGCATCGAAGATATGCTGGCTTCGGCAGACATCGATATGGTCGATATCTGCACTCCGACATATCAGCATGCCGGCCAGGTAATTGCAGCGGCCAACGCGGGCAAGCATATACTTTGTGAGAAGCCCATGGCGATGACGGTCGAAGAGTGCGACAAGATGATTGATGCTGTGGCTAAAGCAGGCGTCACATTCATGATCGCCCAGGTCATTCGGTTCTGGCCTGAGTATCAGGTTGTCAAAGAGATCGTCGATTCCGGCAAATATGGCAAGGTTCAGTGGGTAAGCGCCAGCAGGCTCAGCCCTCCGGCCAACTGGGCATGGGAAAAGTGGCTGTGGGACCCGAGCAGGAGCGGCGGCGGCGTCATGGATTTGCATGTGCACGACCAGGACTATATAGCCTATCTCATCGGCATGCCCAAGAAAATCCAGGCGCAGGGCACAAAGGGTCCCGGCGGCGGACTGGATGCCGTCCAGGCTCTGGGATGGGGTCATGCATCCGGCGCAAACAGCTATGCCGAGGGTTCGCTTATCATGTCCGAGACCTATCCATTCAACATGTCTTTGAAAGTAGTCTGCGAGAAAGCCTCAATCAAGCTCGACAGCGGCAGTGACCCATCACTGATGGTCTACCCCAATGAGGGTGAGGCATATGCTCCCGAACTTCCGAAGCAGGAAGTCGGCGAGTCCACCGAGACATCCGGCAATCTCTCATCACTTGGCGGCTATTATAATGAGATCAAATACTTCATCGGCTGTCTGAATGCAGGCAAAAAGCCTGATGTCGTTACGCCGGAGCAGGCGCGCGATGCGGTCAAGATATGCCTTGCAATCACAAAATCTGCCGAGACCGGACAACCCGTCGAATTGTAG